One segment of Chlorocebus sabaeus isolate Y175 chromosome 26, mChlSab1.0.hap1, whole genome shotgun sequence DNA contains the following:
- the LOC140710423 gene encoding golgin subfamily A member 2-like produces the protein MSPESGSQPPHAVTPRVFLQVELKSQEAQSLQQQPDHYLGHLQQSVATYQQQVAAYQQLTSEKEALHRQFLQQTQLMNQLQQQEAWGKAVAEMARRKLQETQGRERLRAGP, from the coding sequence ATGAGCCCAGAATCTGGAAGCCAGCCGCCACATGCCGTCACACCCAGGGTCTTCCTGCAGGTGGAGCTGAAGAGCCAAGAGGCTCAGAGTCTGCAGCAGCAGCCAGACCATTACCTGGGTCACCTGCAGCAGTCCGTGGCCACCTATCAGCAGCAGGTGGCCGCCTATCAGCAGCTGACCTCTGAGAAGGAGGCGCTGCACAGGCAGTTCCTGCAGCAGACCCAGCTAATGAAccagctgcagcagcaggaagCTTGGGGCAAAGCGGTGGCCGAGATGGCCCGCCGAAAGTTACAGGAGACCCAGGGGAGGGAGCGGCTGAGGGCGGGGCCATGA
- the LOC140710357 gene encoding golgin subfamily A member 8S-like has translation MVYRVFCKNCKEDVAVGADGSHEYYCSSFPQLKGYWQRNSPGGPTGAKKNGKTNGSVPETATSGGCHSPGDSATGIDGEVPTSSAPLKDLESLCQELPAALDSRSVKISQLKNTIKSLKQQKKQVEHQLEEVT, from the exons ATGGTGTATAGAGTATTTTGTAAAAACTGTAAGGAGGATGTGGCTGTAGGGGCTGATGGTTCCCATGAGTATTACTGCTCTTCTTTCCCACAGTTAAAAGGATATTGGCAGAGAAACAGCCCTGGTGGTCCAACAGGAGCGAAGAAGAACGGGAAAACAAATGGCAGTGTCCCTGAGACAGCCACTTCTGGTGGTTGCCACTCACCTGGGGAT TCAGCAACGGGTATCGACGGAGAGGTCCCTACGTCATCTGCACCCCTCAAGGATCTGGAG AGCCTGTGCCAGGAACTACCAGCAGCCCTGGACTCGAGGTCCGTCAAAATCAGTCAACTGAAGAACACCATCAAATCCTTG aaacaacagaagaaacaAGTGGAACATCAGCTGGAAGAAGTAACgtga